The nucleotide sequence CCAGTAGCTCTGTTTGTGGCCGCGGGCCTGGTAATCGGCGGCCAGTGCTTCGGCGTCGTGCTGGTCCAGATCGCCGCACACGACGAATTGATTGCCGTTGTCGTCCAGGCGCAGCACGCACCAGTCGCGCGGCGGGATGGACGTCGCTACGGACGGCTTCATGCACCCAATGTCACAGTGCCGCGCAGGCGCCAGGCCAACAAAATCAGCAAGACGCCGAATAACACCGCGAAGACGCCGATCAGCCATACCAGCGCCAGCGCACCGGCGCCGGGGAAGACCAGGATCATCAGGCCGAACAGCAGCGAGACCGTGCCGGACAGGCCCAGCCACCATTCGTTATCGAGCAGCTGACGCACACGCAGCGCGGCGATGATCTGCAACGCGCCGATGGCAATGGCCCAGACGGCGATCAGGATCAGTAGGCCGAGGGCGGTCAGTTGCGGCCAGAACAGGGCCACCAGCCCGGCGACCACGCCCAGCACACCGACCACCAACAGCGGCCACAGCGGCTCGCCTTCATGGCGCATGCGCCAGGCGCCGATCAATGAGAACACGCCGTCTGTCAGCGCATAGGCGCCCCAGAAGATCACCAGAGTAGTCAGCACCAGGCCCGGCCAGGCCAGGGCGAGTAGGCCGAACAGCAGCGCAGCGAAACCGCGCAAGGCGATCCATTTCCAATGCTGGCCGAGGTCTAACCAGAGGGGATGGTAGGTCATGGTGCGCTCCTTGAAAGCGGCTTGTGGTAAGGGCCTGTTAACGCTACTGACGCGGCCGTGTCAGTAGCGTTAACAGGCCCTATAACGATAGTCGCTTGCAGCGTCGCTGCAGGTGCTCGGGAAGAGCCGACCGCTGGGTTGCCCGCCGCTGAACGGAAAGCCCTCAGGTCGGTCAAATGGGCGCACCTTTCCCAGGAGAATCACCATGACCGGCAAATCCCCCTTCGTCCTCGCCGCGGCTTTGCTGCTGGCAGCCGCACCAGTGCTGGCTTTCGATCTTGGCGAGGCGGCCAAAGCCGTCTCCGGCGCCACTCCGGGCGTCGCACAGGTGGCCACCACCCCGCAAGCCACCGGCCTGCTGAATGCCCTGACCGGCCAGCTTGGGGTTTCTCCGGAACAGGCAGTCGGCGGTACCGGCGCCTTGCTCGGGCTGGCCAAAAATCAGCTCGGTGGCGCCGATTACTCACAACTGCTGAAGACCATTCCCGGACTCGATAAGCTCAGCGGCAGCAATGCGCTGGCCGGCCTCGGCGGGCTCGGCAATATGGTCGGCGGGGCTACGCAGACGTCCGGCGCCGCCGATGCCGTGCTCGGCAACGTCTCCAGTCTGGGCGACGTCAACCAGGCGTTCGGCGCGTTGGGGATGGATAGCGGGATGACCGGCAAGTTCGCCAATGTCCTGATCGACTACTTCGGCAAACAAGGTTTGAACAGCGATGCACTCAGCAGTCTGAGTACGCTGTGGGGTGCGGCGGGCTAACAGGCTTATGTACCTGTTAAGTGTTGTGCATCGCTTTTGTAGGGTGGGTTAGCCGCGTAGCGGCGTAACCCACCAGCGGTGCCAACCTGAACATCAGTGTCCAGCAGAATCGGTGGGTTACGCCTACGGCTAACCCACCCTACGGATCATCGCAGCAGGTATCACCTAGCGGGCCTGCACGTCTCAACACGCAAAACCACCTGCGTTGCCAAGCCGGCGTCAAATGCGGCGGGATAATCCATCACGGCGGCGCAGGGCGCGCCGCCGTGAAACGCTGGGTTAGGCCGGTGGGTCGACGATGTCAAAACGCAGCATCATCGCGTGGTCTTCATGGACCAGGTTGTGGCAGTGCATGACGTACTTGCCCTTGAAGTCGCGGAAATGCATGAGCACCCGCAGCCTCTCGAACGGGTGCAGCACGAAGACGTCCTTGCGCCCGCGCTCATGGACCGGGACGGCCACGGCAACGCCATTGATCAGCTTGCTGAGGATGCGGCCTTCCTCGAAGTGAATATGGATCGGGTGATCCCAGCCGTCCTCGGTATTGGTCAGCTCCCAGATTTCCGCACTGCCTAAGGGAATTTCCGCCCGCGGCACATTCACATCGACCAGCTTCTCGTTGATTGTCCACAGCCCACCGGAACGGGCGAACGCCCAGCTGCGCACCGGCAAGGCGGCGAGTTCGGCGACGGATGGCAAGGTCGGCAACGGTCGCAGCGGGATGGAAGTTTTCATCAGGTTCGGGTTGCTGCGGTCCGGGCTGCTCGGCATGCGATCGACCACGAACTTCATGACCCGCACCCCCGGGCCCTTGATCTCCTTGGGTCTGCGGGTTTCGTCCTGGATCATCCGGTTGACCAGATACAGCTCGGTGCCTTTGGCGAACTTGGAAAAATCCACCACGATATCGGCGCGTTCGGCCACGCCCAATTCGACGAAGTTGAAGTTGATCAGCGAGTTGGGCAGCAGGTTGCCGTCGTTGGCCAGATAGGTGACCGGTTTCACGTTGTTGTTCGCGTCGACCAAGTACAGCGCATAGAAGCGACTCGGCCCGGCATTCAGCATGCGGAAGCGGTAGCGGCGCGCGGCGACCTTGAGCACCGGCTCGATCTTGCCGTTGACGATGACCTTGTCGCCGAGGGTGCCTTCGGGATTGAACTGGTCGTAGACCAGCACGCCAGAAGAGTCGAAGCGCCGATCACCGAAACTCAACGGGTAGTCGTAGGCGCCACTGGGCAGGCGCAGGCCGGTAGTCTCGCTGCCGGTATCGAGCTGGTCATAGATGAAGTAGAAACCAAACAGGCCGCGATACAGATTCGACGCGGTGAAGTCCAGCGTGTGGTCGTGATACCAGAGGGTTCCCAGGGCTTCTTTAGGGTCGCCTATGCCGTCGTTGAGGGCGTCGAAGCCGGCGTAGATGTTTGGATAGAAGTGATCCTTGTACTGCCCCGGAGTCGCCGGTTTCGGCAGGGTCGGCCCGGATTTAGTCGCGCTGAAGTAGTCGCCGGGGAAACCATCGCTTTCCGATGGCGCGTGCAGGTTGTGCAGGTGCACGGAAATTTCCGGGGAACCGAAACTGCGCAGCAGTTCGGCTTGACTGCCGCCTGAGCTGTACGGCATTGGCGGCAGGTCGTTGTAGAAGCGCGCCACGATCGGCTGGCCGTAACGGGCGGCGAACAGCGGGCCGGGAATGCTGGCCTTCTCATTGCTGCCGGGGAGGGCGAAGCCCCAGATGGTCTGTTTCGGATAATCCTTGTGGAACACCCACTCGGGATTCACCTTGGCATGCAGCTGATAGAACTGCACGTACTTGTCCTCGCACAACTCGTCATAGCGTTGATGCTCGGCGCGCCCGCATTCGCCGCTTTCGGTATTGGCGGTGACTGTCGGCATCGGGTTTAGCGCGGCGAGCGGGGTCTGCGGCGTCACGGCCAACGGCAGCTCGTCCTTCCACGGCGTGGTCGGCGGGCTGGGCGGCAAGACCAACGGAGCCGGTTCGCTAGCGGTGCTGGTCTGGCTGCGCAGCAGCAGTGGAGCTGCCACCGCGGCGGCGCTGAGTTTAAGGAATCGGCGCCGGTCGTTGGTTTCCGGCGCTGGGTTGGTGATTTCATTATCCGACTGGACGGTGGCTTTCATGATGGCCTCTCTCTATTGGAGCTTTTCTGGCGGGCCGAAGGGGGCGGGCTCTGACGGCGGGTCAGCTTCCCGGACGCATAAGTCGCGATGGCCGGCGGAGTGAATGCGGACAACACATCGGGCGCGGCGGGGCATGAAACAGCGTCAGGAATGAGCGATTCCGTGGCGACTGCAGAGGGTGGTCAATCCGTGCCGGCAGCATGAGCGGCTCCTTGCTCGCGTAACGAGCGACAGGTTTGTTAACCGTTAACCAAGCTCGGTAGCGTCCGCGCCGGTGTGCTTAACCGCATGATCCAGGTGATTGAGCGTGGCGAAAATCTGCTTGGGATCGGCCAGCGCAGGGGCCATCGACCAACGATTGAAGCGGTCGTTGCCGATGCGGATCATGCCGGTGTGGTTGGCCTTGTTGGCGTCGAGCAGCGGATTGATGTCATAGAAGCCGAGCCGCAAGCGCACTCGTTCCATATCGGCGGGATCGCCCGTGAGGAACTGCCAGCCCGCTTTGATCCGATACTTCTCGGCGTATTCCTTGAGCACCGCCGGGGTGTCGAGTTCCGGCTGCAGGGTCAGCGAATAGAAAAACACATCGCGGCCGGCGCGTGCGCCGAGCAGCTTTTGCACCGCCAACAAATTGGCGGTCATGGTCGGGCAGCGGTCGCCGCACGAGGCATACATCATGTTTACCGCCACCACCTTGTCGCGAATCAGGTCGTCGTAAAAGCGCACGGCCTTGCCTTCATGGGTGAACAAGGTGACATTGGGAAAATAACTATCTTCGCTGCGGGCGGGCTTTGCCTGCAGTTGGTTCAGGTTGCCGGCCAGGTGCCAGGCACCGACTCCCAGTGCGGCCACGCCAAGGCCGGTCAACAACTCTCTCCGATTGTTCATGGTGATTTCCCTGGATCAAGACAATAGTGGGGACGCCGCCCAAACGACCAGGGGCGGTCAAAAAGACGCAAGGCGAACAACGAACAGCGGCGTCAGCGTCGAGCTGAGCGTCGAGCGAGGGGTGGGCCGTGGAAGCGACCGATATGAGCCGTTACGGCCAAAGACAGGCTGGGATCCATGTTGGCGATCTCCTCAGCGCCGGGATGCGGGCGGTTAGCCGTCAAACCCTCATGAGCAGGACATGCTCCGTCGCTATCGTGCGCTGTTCCTTAAGTGATAGGACTTTAGTTGTGAGGCGTCAATACCATGGCGGTATTGCCGATAAGCGGCGAAATATTTCTCATCTATTTGATAGTAAAGATTATTTCTACATGGATACTGTTGGGATCAATGACCATTTGGCGGGTTGATAGGTGCGAAGGCCTATCAATCACAGTTGCGAGAGCCATTAAAGCGCCACTGCTGCGTACGGACGTGGCGCGCCGGCGGGCTCGCTCCGTATCGAGATGACAGGATTTCCACGACCGGCCGGCTATAACGAACCAACCGCCGTCTGCATCAGTCCCACCCTATATTTCCCACCGGAAGGAGTGCCGCGTGAAACACCTTGTTGCCCTACTGACCCTCATCGCTCTGCCAGTCTTGGCCGCCGAGCCGACGCTGTATGGCCGTTACGAGTACATCAAGCTGCCCGAGCTGAAGCAGACCTTC is from Pseudomonas sp. LS44 and encodes:
- a CDS encoding SCO family protein yields the protein MNNRRELLTGLGVAALGVGAWHLAGNLNQLQAKPARSEDSYFPNVTLFTHEGKAVRFYDDLIRDKVVAVNMMYASCGDRCPTMTANLLAVQKLLGARAGRDVFFYSLTLQPELDTPAVLKEYAEKYRIKAGWQFLTGDPADMERVRLRLGFYDINPLLDANKANHTGMIRIGNDRFNRWSMAPALADPKQIFATLNHLDHAVKHTGADATELG
- a CDS encoding HdeD family acid-resistance protein; the protein is MTYHPLWLDLGQHWKWIALRGFAALLFGLLALAWPGLVLTTLVIFWGAYALTDGVFSLIGAWRMRHEGEPLWPLLVVGVLGVVAGLVALFWPQLTALGLLILIAVWAIAIGALQIIAALRVRQLLDNEWWLGLSGTVSLLFGLMILVFPGAGALALVWLIGVFAVLFGVLLILLAWRLRGTVTLGA
- a CDS encoding multicopper oxidase family protein, yielding MKATVQSDNEITNPAPETNDRRRFLKLSAAAVAAPLLLRSQTSTASEPAPLVLPPSPPTTPWKDELPLAVTPQTPLAALNPMPTVTANTESGECGRAEHQRYDELCEDKYVQFYQLHAKVNPEWVFHKDYPKQTIWGFALPGSNEKASIPGPLFAARYGQPIVARFYNDLPPMPYSSGGSQAELLRSFGSPEISVHLHNLHAPSESDGFPGDYFSATKSGPTLPKPATPGQYKDHFYPNIYAGFDALNDGIGDPKEALGTLWYHDHTLDFTASNLYRGLFGFYFIYDQLDTGSETTGLRLPSGAYDYPLSFGDRRFDSSGVLVYDQFNPEGTLGDKVIVNGKIEPVLKVAARRYRFRMLNAGPSRFYALYLVDANNNVKPVTYLANDGNLLPNSLINFNFVELGVAERADIVVDFSKFAKGTELYLVNRMIQDETRRPKEIKGPGVRVMKFVVDRMPSSPDRSNPNLMKTSIPLRPLPTLPSVAELAALPVRSWAFARSGGLWTINEKLVDVNVPRAEIPLGSAEIWELTNTEDGWDHPIHIHFEEGRILSKLINGVAVAVPVHERGRKDVFVLHPFERLRVLMHFRDFKGKYVMHCHNLVHEDHAMMLRFDIVDPPA
- a CDS encoding DUF2780 domain-containing protein; this encodes MTGKSPFVLAAALLLAAAPVLAFDLGEAAKAVSGATPGVAQVATTPQATGLLNALTGQLGVSPEQAVGGTGALLGLAKNQLGGADYSQLLKTIPGLDKLSGSNALAGLGGLGNMVGGATQTSGAADAVLGNVSSLGDVNQAFGALGMDSGMTGKFANVLIDYFGKQGLNSDALSSLSTLWGAAG